The Chelonia mydas isolate rCheMyd1 chromosome 1, rCheMyd1.pri.v2, whole genome shotgun sequence nucleotide sequence CCATACATAAAATTAGTctttgcccccaaagagctttcaagatAAAATTGTGCTGTACATTTTTAAGTATGACCTATGCATACAGTTACTGAATTGTTTGGGGAGTAAAAAGACTTTTTCCTATCTTCCTAAAATCGTTTTTAAAGTGACAATGTGAAACCCAGTAGAAATCATTTTGTCCTCCTCAGGAGGCTTATTTTCACAGATCATTTGCCACTTTCTTTTACAGATTGTTGAATAGACCGAGAAAATGTTACTGGTACAGAAGTAGAGATTTGAGATTCTGGTACTGTTTGCCATAGGAAGCTAAGAGTATATTCGAATAGCATTATGTTTGCTGGGTATACAAAGCACTAATTAAATGAACTGAAGCAGTTATATTATTTTCTAATTAACCTTAAATATTACTGCAGGTCACAGTAGGACAGTATTAAATATTGAATAGCAGGACAAGTTTTAACTATTAAATATGCCAGTCTTAAAGTGCCTTTGATTTCCCAAACTACTCTTGAAACAACATAGAATAACAGGCAAAATATGCTAGCTTTCTACAGAGGATCATGTGGCCCATTTTTAGATCCCTTGAAGTGGGATCCATGGGCAACTGAAATGAAGAAGTAAGTCCTGCTATAAAGCATGCAGGATAATTGctaatttggggccaaattctgagagGTACTTGGCTCCTGTAACTGCTTTACAAAATAGATAACTGTGAAGGTGGCCAGCTCTTCTTTGGGTTGCTTTAAAAATTAGCATTCTGTGTCTAAAATCCTGCTACCTGCTGACCTAAATTAGTTGGCAGTTACGCCCAGTGGACAATTTGAATGAATCACTTACCCATTTATACCATTGGTTTCATTTACCAAGCTATTCTTCCAAATTCAGGATACTATTTATTCAGTCTCTTTCCCGCAACATAAACAAGTGAAAAATCTACTTTATCTTGTGTGATCTGTCAGTTGAGTCAGGGGTCCTCTGTAGATGTTTTGTCCTATGTTGCATGAATCAAGCCAAACAGTCTGATAGGGTCATCATGAATGGCTTCCTCTGTTGGTTTATTTTCAGCTGCCAGCTGGTCACTGTTGAGATAAATGCTAGTTTGGGAAGCCAGGGTGCTGTTTTTAGATGGCATCTCTTCTTCATTCACTTCTAATGGAGGAGCTTTCTTTTTCCTAGGCTTCCTGTTTTTTTCCTTGATGCTGTGATCAAGGGAGGCATAGCACATCTGAGTTTCAACCTCCACCTGAGAGGAAAATCATTTTTGTTCAGTTTAATCCTTTCCTTAATCACTACACCTTTTAAGACTTTCAGCTTCTTAAGACAACCCACCAGACTGGAACCTTCAGCATAGGTTCTTGTGAGACATTTCGGTTTTGAAGGGTGAGGGATGTACTGTATAAGTCTGGTTCTCAAGGGGTCCTTTCTGCCAAGGACCCCTTTGGCATCTGACTAtatgtcctggactcctttcatTTCTGGTACTATTGGAACATATCTGCCAATGTGACCTCTCACTCACAGCGTGCGCAAGGTCCTgctgtgcagaggatgccattttgttctccgtcaggaccagctctaggcaccagcaaagcaagcacgtgcgtgggatggcacaattccaggggcggcattccggccccgcccctttttttttttttgcttgggcagttgcgctctcggagcttggggcagcaaatgttttgtttggggtggcaaaaaacctagagccagccctgttctCCGTGCGGCAAAAGTGGCAGAACGCTGTTGTGTTCTGACCTGGCTCAAGGGACAGACCCCTGCATAACCGAGGGGTGTGGGAACCCCACTTTGGGAGCTACTGGTGTACGGCAACCCCAAAGTTTTGGGCTCAGAGGCATCACTAGATGGTTTCCCAACCCTGTTTCTTCTTCTCCGATCCTGGTATTTGGTAAAGAGTTAACTCAGATGCCAGGTTTTTTGCAGGGTGTGTGAAAACCTACACCGGTTTTGCCCCGGGGGGTAGGGAGGATATGTGATCTTGGCCACAGGGTGTGGTATTGACTCTGGGCCTTACGTTTTTTGGGTACTTACCTTGTACTGGGCATGTTGGAGATAATCAAATATAGAACTATATCCCTAATGAATTAATGATTACCAGGTTTTTCAGCTTGCAACTTCTTATTAGCAATTGATagcaaaatttttaatttcaggCCATTGCTTAATTTACAATAGTGGATAATATCTCTTCCACTTAACCAAAAATTCTGGTTTTCTAGTTTTTATTGTAGTATACCAATACTACAGGGCTGAACACATTACAAAACATTGGTAATCAAAATAGTAAAATGCCTTCAACATGTAATCTTTCATCTGACTAATGGCTGAATTGACAAGTTTGACACAATTGACACATCTGGCTGGTACTTAGCTGCTTGCAATCCTCAGACTTCCTCAGTTAAGGCCCTGATGGAGCAAAACACCTacatacatgcttaagtgctctgctgaattggtATGTCCATTTTTGTAAGAAGAAGACTGAAGTCTTGGGGTATATTCTGCCATTGGATACATGTGAAGAGCTTTGAGGCAAAGTGCCTTCCTTAATGCAGAAGGCTAAGAGCAAGAATATAAATGAGGATACCTTTACTTCATTAGCGCGTCTCCGAGGCTGGGCCTTCATTTGTTCATAGCAACATTCATCTAGAGATTattagaaatgaaaatatttaatagtggttAGAAGATTCTGCCTGTGATTAAAGAGTGAACAGACACCCTGTTATAGAACTCAATTCTCCATATCTACATTAGTGGAAGTTCAGGTTCTAAACTATATTCCCTCCCTCACTCTCCAAGCTGCTAGGAAATAAACTCTACCCACGGATTTCCTAGCTTTTTATTTTCACAGTATCATATTATTGGACAGTGTATTAGGTTGTCCAGCAAAAGTCTTACAATTATAGGGCAACTTAAAACATTGACAGACTTGATAGTGTCAGTCGCCATGTGATTTGACAGGTCTTACAAGCTAAATATAGCTGAGAAGGGACAGTATATGGGTAAGAGAAATACCCGGAGTCAGGGTTAGAGTAATGGCGGGGCGGGGCAAAATGATAAGGTTCTATTCCTCGCTTTGCCACTAACTTTCTATGAACTTGTTGAATCATATTAAAGAACTTctttattaaaatcacaaatgaatttgattccccatagtttaaattccagggtattactaattaagaggtctcttggtttttggtaccgtttctctccctctatgtgtgaaacttgcaagctgctaattgtgttagtacattctatgACAGAGTCTggtctcaaagcaattctttgtaacaactactactactcacacagagagactcaaagcaatactctgtaacaacagaaacagcacccagagactctccgcccttttgttgtattcatctcgctttgttaacaattgtgattaaaatcgagatagaggatgtatgtggatggatgcttggtgtggataataactgaatgatcagggaggtgccagcctaagaatccagtgtccatcggctgaagaaggcgtcaagtggaaataaccagaggacccccagagggcagactggaatccacccaacagactcaaggatgggagaaccaaagaacaagataacatctgacggcacggagccgtcaggaatgtgccatctgctgattgattcagcaacagcatgatgaagcaattcccatagactggcacaggaaagaaattcctataaaaatggactctagaaagtgagaactttggggtctgattctgcagaccaacttccaggagcatcagatgagcgtCTGACAaggtcctgctccctcctcatgtccaggccacctggccagtggcttggcatgagcaactctaaggctggtaactatgataacaaccttgcagaacctgtgtgtgtgtgtgtttgtatgaatgaatgaatgtgtgaataaatatgaaattgaatggaatgttatagctataactaactgcttactatgattctttctgtattcacaataaatgtggcattttgccttttcccctttaagatcctgctggtttttattttattggtacaacaaacTTGGGCCAAGTTATCTTTTCTCTTCATGCCTCCATTTTATGCCCTGGTAAAAAGGACATCTTCCTCATAGAGGAGTTTTGAGGCTGAGGGTGTGAACACAAATTTGCACTGGTTCTAGTTAGACTGATGCAAACTCCCTTGTGAACACTGTCGTCTTTGAGTTTAGTTTAAACCTGTTGCTAATctctctaaggcaaaccaaaatAAGCCTAGTTGAACCTGAAATAAGTGACCACGCAGCCTTTTGTACTGGTTTAACATTGcgcctttagttaaactggtgcaattctgcatgtagactagcccttatgTGCTTTTGAGAACTTCTAAATAGCCCTCTTCATTCACATATTTTAATGTCTGGAGAGTAAAATATCAAACTCAGTTTGTGCTAGTCAATCCACTGTCACAGCACTATCCCAAGATCTAGGTTAATATTATGGGAATTAacatattttggttttaaaatgagcAACTGGAGGTTCGCTGCTTCTTTCCCCTGTAACTGGAACAAGTGCGTATCCATTTTATCAACAGACAGTGCTTCAGAAATTCATGTTTTAGGAGACCTTTCATACAGGATGTTAAGCATTCTGTGTCTATTATTGTATGTTCATTTTAATAAGTTCTTAGGATAAGATATCTTACCTAAAATCTCCTGATTGAGGTTGCCATAAACTGGGCATTCTTCAGTATAATCATCATCGCTATAATGGGGAATCAGAAATAATTGTAATTCACTCTGTAATTGTGCATTGAAATATCTTCTGCTGCACAGAGCAAACCTGATCCTTTTTTATGTAAATAGCAGTGGTGCCCAGAGGCCCTAATCAAGGttagg carries:
- the LOC102932126 gene encoding T-cell receptor-associated transmembrane adapter 1 isoform X1 encodes the protein MNRDLLSVTEMEFACHFSIWGLLAFMTMALIVSLVINISYCIANKQKGYTYRDYQEYSPSDDDYTEECPVYGNLNQEILDECCYEQMKAQPRRRANEVKVEVETQMCYASLDHSIKEKNRKPRKKKAPPLEVNEEEMPSKNSTLASQTSIYLNSDQLAAENKPTEEAIHDDPIRLFGLIHAT
- the LOC102932126 gene encoding T-cell receptor-associated transmembrane adapter 1 isoform X2 gives rise to the protein MEFACHFSIWGLLAFMTMALIVSLVINISYCIANKQKGYTYRDYQEYSPSDDDYTEECPVYGNLNQEILDECCYEQMKAQPRRRANEVKVEVETQMCYASLDHSIKEKNRKPRKKKAPPLEVNEEEMPSKNSTLASQTSIYLNSDQLAAENKPTEEAIHDDPIRLFGLIHAT